GCGTCGTGTTGACGATTTTTGGGCGTAGCATCATGACCCTAGGGGGAGATTCAGTGTTCGGTTTGCCTATCACATGATTCTCAAGACTAAGCACGACAGGGAAGCATGGTTGCATGAGGAGGGAGGCACCTCATATGAGGCCAGTGAGACCAACAACTGGTCCATGATTTGGCATATCCAAGTACCCTCGAAACTCAGGATGTTTCTATGGCGATTGGCCCGACAATCTATGCCAACTGGGACTGTTTTGCATCACCATCATATGTCAACCGAAAACTCTTGCTTACTCTGTGGAGCCGTGGACACATGGAAGCATGCACTGATTACATGCCCTATGTCTGCGAGTATATGGGCTCTGGCTCCGGAGGATTTGGTGCAACACATGGTAGAACGAGGAGAGGAGAACCCAAAAGATTGGCTCTTTGCTATACATGAAATATTAACAAAAGAGCAGTTTGATCGTTTGGTGGTGTCTCTTTGGGCAATATGGGGAGCCAGGAGGAAGGCCATTCATGAGAGTATCTTCCAATCTCCTCACTCGGTCGACAGCTTCATATCTAGCTACTTGGGGGAGTTGCAGGTGATCAATGCCAAAACCCCGGCTGTCACGGCGCAGAGACGCGTCAACCCAAGGGGGTGGCTGGCCTCGTCGGCGGGGAATGCCAAGATTAACGTTGATGCGGCTGTATCGAGGCAAGGGTTCGGCTCAATTGGAGTGATTTGTAGAAATCATGAAGGCATGTTCATCGGCGCATCAACTTGTGGCTTCAGCAACATTGTAGACCCACCGACCCTCGAAGCTCTAGCCATTAGAGAAGCCTTGGCACTGGCGGATGATCTATATTTGAGGCGGGTTGAAGTTGCATCGGATTGCAAAGTGGTCGTGGAAGACTTACAGAAGGACAATCTTGCGAGCTACGGTGCAATTGTACATGAAATAATAGCCCACTCTTCAGTTTTTGAGTTCTGTAATTTTAAACATGAGTCTAGGAGCTCCAATTATGAAGCTCACAACTTAGCGAGGCATGCATTATCTCTCGGTGGTGACCGCCGTGTCTGGTTAGGCCATCCCGGGAACCTACCttccgtccctgtaaacattgtgacgaattAATAAAGCCTCGTGACGTTGCCTCAAAAAAAAAAATCGATTCGCCCGCAACGGCACGCGGAGATTTGTGGGTAGCATCCAACGGCAGTCGTTCCGTCGCGCCGAGCGGGAAATAGCGAACGTCGGTTCGTTATCATTTCCGAAAAAAAAAATCACCAAGTCGGCGCGCCCACGTGACCGGTATATGTCCCACCTCTCACGACAAACGGAGGGATAGAGCGACTCTCCCGTNNNNNNNNNNNNNNNNNNNNNNNNNNNNNNNNNNNNNNNNNNNNNNNNNNNNNNNNNNNNNNNNNNNNNNNNNNNNNNNNNNNNNNNNNNNNNNNNNNNNNNNNNNNNNNNNNNNNNNNNNNNNNNNNNNNNNNNNNNNNNNNNNNNNNNNNNNNNNNNNNNNNNNNNNNNNNNNNNNNNNNNNNNNNNNNNNNNNNNNNNNNNNNNNNNNNNNNNNNNNNNNNNNNNNNNNNNNNNNNNNNNNNNNNNNNNNNNNNNNNNNNNNNNNNNNNNNNNNNNNNNNNNNNNNNNNNNNNNNNNNNNNNNNNNNNNNNNNNNNNNNNNNNNNNNNNNNNNNNNNNNNNNNNNNNNNNNNNNNNNNNNNNNNNNNNNNNNNNNNNNNNNNNNNNNNNNNNNNNNNNNNNTCCCCGTCCGTTTGGGTCGATGGCTCGCCTCCTCTCCCCCCTCCCaatcgccaccaccgccgccgtatTCCCCTCCCGCTTCCGCATCCCCGCCGGTACACGGCTCCTCTCCCCGCCCGTCTCGTTTTCTTCTCTGGTCATCGGTCATGTGGCCTTGTCGTAACGTGGTGTCTCGTGGTTTCATTTTTGTTTACCGTCCCAGTCGCGCCGCGTCAGGCGCTCTTCGGCGGAAGAGTAGGGTTGAGGGTGCCCGCGAGACTGTCAACGAGGGGAGTGAGCGCCGGCGCGGAGGCGAGCGGGCCCGCAGCTCGAGCGGCCACGGTGATCAGCCCTGAGGAGGCCGTGGAGTGGGTCAAGAAGGACCGGAGGCGCCTGCTCCACGTCGTCTACCGCGTCGGCGATCTTGACAAGACTATCAAGTAAGTAAGCCGACCCCATCCCTCGTTCGCGATGAATTTGCCTTGACCTCTGCGGTTTCGTCAATTTCGGATGGGGTTGCTGTCCTCTAGGTTTTATACGGAGTGCTTAGGGATGAAGCTGCTGCGGAGAAGGGACATCCCGGAGGAGAGGTACACCAACGCCTTTCTTGGGTACGGACCAGAGGACTCGCATTTTGTTGTGGAGCTCACTTACAGTAAGCTTCAAATGTCAAAACACCCATGTCACCTCTTTGTCTTCCAGAGACTCTACTTTTTTCTATTGAATTAACTCGCGAATTCATTTACTGGCAGACTATGGTGTCGAAAGTTACGATATTGGGTCTGGTTTTGGTCATTTTGGAATTGCTGTTGAGGATGTAAGATTCTATCTCCATAGATTTTTTTTAGTTGTTGAGGTTCAGTACTATGTCAGTCGGCCTAATATTTTTACTTCTGCTTTCTGTAGTTAAGCAGCACTAATCGCGTGTCAAGTATAAGTAGCTCATCTATAACTTTCTTCTACATGAATGAGCTCAGGTTCAAAACACCCACAAGTTCAAGCACCAAATCCTAGTTGTATTTGTGTTTCCTTTTCATTGACAGTTATGTCCCATGAGCCTAAGGAATATCTAGccatgcaccattcttttctgaggTGTTAACGCTTAACTACAGACTTAGCCATCCAGCCATTTTCTAAACAAAAATTGGGGCTGTTATTTCATGAGATGTGTTTGGTTTCCCCATATTTTCATGTCCATTACTAACATAGATTGGACTGGAGTGCTCATGAGCCCCAAGGAACCTTTCGTTTGGGGAGGTGAATGGGGCTTGAAGTTGTGCAGTATAACCTCCGAACATCTGGGATGCATGTTTAGGCAGGATTTatcttgactcaagctaggatgattGTGAATACCTTCGGTTTCTTCCATGGAAATTATGTTAAGAGTCTTCAGTAAGAACTAATAAATgataaagggcaacctggtgcatgtagctcccgcttgcgcagggtccagggaagggtccgaccactttgggtctatagtacgcagcctttccctacatttctgtaagaggctgtttccaggacttgaaacagcctcttacagaaatgtagggaaaggctgctaagcagaaatgattttttttcttttaccaTCAACTTTTGATTTGTTTGTATTAgggatttactccctccgtcccaaaataagtgttgctGACTCAGTACAACTTTGCACTAAAGTTATACTAAATCATGAGACTttcttttggacggagggagtattactgctTATCATTATCTTCAGCCATGGTACTCAAATGTTTCCTGTATCAGGCTAGTCATTGTTTTAACTGTTACTGGAAAACTATATGCACCTTCTCTGGATTATTATGTGTTAAAATTTCAACATCTTATCCATTAGCAATATGTTGTATGATTTATTTTTCCATATGCATACATCCATAAGAGCTGGCCGGAATATTAAATTTCATTGCTAGAATATTGCAGGTCGAAAAAACAGTGGAACTTATTAAAGCAAAGGGAGGAACAGTAACAAGGGAACCAGGTCCGGTAAAAGGTGGAAAGTCAGTCATTGCCTTCATTGAAGATCCTGATGGTTACAAATTCGAGCTTATAGAAAGAGGTCCCACACCTGAGCCTTTGTGCCAAGTAATGCTTCGAGTGGGAGATCTTGACCGTGCTATAAGTTTCTATGAGAAGGTAACCTTTTTGGCTTGAACTGGGATTTCTATAGAAGTTTCTCATTTCTGTTCTGTTTGTTCCGGTGAGTTACTAATTTGTGACATTATTTAGGCATTTGGTATGGAACTTCTTCGCAGGAAAGACAATCCTCAATACAAGGTTCGTACTCTCCTGAAACCAGTACCGTGATCCACTTTATAACATCGGTTAGCTAAGTTTTCATATGATGCTTGCGGACATAAGTGTCTTTTACTTTGGTCATATAATTTAGAATACTTCAAAAGTTTATTCGAGCAATTCTTCTTGGTTCAGCATTATTGATTTAACTTTGAGATGGTAAAAGGTTTCACCTGTGGCAAGTTTGTTGTAGGCTATAGGCAAGTTTGTTGTAGGCCTTTTTCTTCTGGTGTAGACAAGCCTTTTATGGTTGTAGTAAAGGTTACTAGGCATAACTCCATGCTCGCCTAGGCACGCACGCATTAGAAGCTATGGAAGGCATAACTCCCTGTTGACTTCCTTCTGTGTTCCCTGATACCAGTCATTAGGGAGAATCTCAGATTTCCTTCCTTCTAGGTTAAATATTTGCCTTGATAACTTTAAAATGATTTACTATGCCAAGTCCAACAGGCTGCAACCACAATGATTCAACATGTAAACTTCGACATTATGCTATAACAGGCAGCAACCACAATGATTCTGCATGTAAACTTCGACATCAAAAATGCTATAACTGCTAGGTTGTATTCACATGAAACTTGTCCTTCTATGACCGAGGTTCAAACTACAAAATACCTACAATTGTATAGACAATGATTACGGACTTACGATAATGTGTGCTGCTTGTTTTGACCATGGCATTTTCATTCAGTGTAGTGCCACGTTCAAGCTGTGTGGTCAGTGACCCCATGGTTGATACACATGAAAATTCATGCAAATGTCAGAAAGCAATGTAAAATTTACAAATCATATATTTGAACTCTTAGGGTTGTAACCCTGGCACTGCCACTTCTCATTGGTTCCAGTTACCACATCTATTTGTGCAAGCACCTTCTTTTGATATTTCTCCTCTTAATAATTTTGCATCGAAATGTGCATATTCATCATCCCTTCCATGTAAACTTCAGAGAATCTTTAAAATTCGAATTGTACTCTTTCTTTAGTATACCATTGCTATGATGGGATATGGCCCTGAAGACAAACATGCTGTACTGGAGTTGACATACAATTATGGTGTCAAGGAATATGATAAAGGAAATGCTTATGCACAGGTATACAATGGTCATATTACAAGTGATGTTCCATTGTTTGCTCATGCCTCTTGCGTTACACTTCTGATGGTTGATATTTGTGTCCTTCCAGATTGCTATTGGTACTGATGATGTCTACAAGACCGCGGAAGTCGTTAGACAAAACGGGGGACAAATAACTCGTGAACCTGGTCCATTACCTGGCATTAGTACCAAGATAACTGCCTGCACAGATCCAGATGGCTGGAAATCAGTATGTGTTTATCTTGATTTGGTTTCACCATTCTCTCATTTTCTCCCCTTCATGTGTGTGGGAGTTGTATTTATTTTGAAAGATTGTCTGTTCCTGGTCTTTTTCTGTATGCCACAGCTCCTGTTACTGACCATTAGCCAACAGTTTAAGAACTACATTAAACAAAGGTTCTTTTTTTGCATTGATGTCCAAACCAAAGTAGGACAGATCTCCCAAAAAATGTGTATACTAGAAATGTGTTTTTCGTTGTGCTATTGCTCTTTATTTCACAAGTAAACCTGCAGTTTATGCTCACTGTTACACTTATTTCAATTGTAGGTATTTGTTGACAATCTAGATTTTCTCAAGGAGTTGGAAGAATGAGTTTTCAGGAAGATGTCATCTTCGAACAGGTTTCATTGGGCTTTTTCCTCGAGTTGCTAGCACCCCCCAATGAAATCTTGTAAAAGCCTCTAAGCGAGGTTTGTAGATAGGTTGTCCAATCTACTGTGTCATCGCTGGTTGTTCATAGAGAATTAGGTTTGCTACTTCTTATGATGTAGATGTGCAATCCGTTTTGTTAGCGGAGTAAAATTATATGTGCATTTTATTCTTCTGACAAGCCAGACAGTATTCCCAGGTATGCATTTGTTCCTGCATTCAGAATTTGAGATGAACTAATCTTTGCACATGAGCTCATTCTTTGCTCGTTCAAATCCTTGGGATGccgaagtcttcttcctcttgcattAATTGGCGGGACGGCGTGAACAGAACTCGTTGCGATCTCTGGGCCTTCATCTCGCCAGAGCAAACTTGTTTAAATCTAGGAGCTTATAGAAGCAGCGATCAAGAAGTTGTCATGTAGACCTGAAATGCCGGCGGCCGCACCCTAGAGAAGAAAATGTTAAAAGGGCCTATAGAATGGCCGAGGTCCAGCCAAAGGAGCAAACTTTTACTTAATGCCTGTCAGGTAGTCCTCCAACTCCCAACTCCTTCAACTCCCGGTTTGGAGCTGGTCCgaacagggtaaatccttgagtttAGAACAAGTTGGCTAGCAATTCGCAGCTTCCACTTCTTGGTAACCATTGGGCCAGGGGAATAGGAGTTGCCCGTGGGAGATTGGATAGTGATTAGACATGAGAGGTACTTAGATTTTTACTTCCATTCTTTTTTGGTATAAGTTAAGAATTAAATTGGAATAGAGCTCCACGAATTAATAAGGTACCCCATGGGAAGAAAACGGTGAGAATTAGCCATCTCAATTCCTCCTTCTCACTTAAATTTTCATTCCCTCTCGAAACTACTTTACGCACGACCCTTGCACGACGGCTGATCCAAAGGTGTTAATTCCACGCACCAGACTTGATCAAAGGCTGAGCTGACTGATCGTGCGTAAATTGTGTCGGCGTTCTGAGAacggggttcccagacttgcctgcctgtggcctgcggcgtggctcaaaggggggcccagcgcggtccatcttcaccaacacaaacccaagaccctcgcgaggggccaatcctcgcggggcggacgacgcggagcttcctcaggcacggccttgtcaggctggctcacgaggaggcggagagatcaaggcggggtacctcacgaggtgtccgtgacgcaagccatgacgaccgagggcgccaggagggtgccagcccgcgcagtgtccttctttcctctttggtgcaaagggggcaagcgcagccgcggagtaccgaggtatcagacaaaggttgccatttcggtgcaacgagaccaagactaggaggactacgagacggaggtcaccgtggagcccaagacgacgtcatcaccagagctttgcgcaggcaaagactacttttgtaagggtagctagtactagttgtcccccttcaaattagcccgccattgttggctcccttcccgctcgatatttgggaagaggaccagggcttctataaataggaccagccacccgctagagaaagaaagagagagaaaggtgactgagctcctcccagcagttcaccaccccagccaagaacagaccctcgcgaggctgttctttcttatactgttcatcatcgtcagcccaagaggcaatccaccacaccacacactagagtagggtattacaccacaacggtggcccgaaccagtataaaccctgtgtctcttgtgttgttcttgccatagtttagatccttgcaaggcggaggggtgcaggtaggtaggaggcgaaatctccgcgcgcaccccagtgttcgaacctcaagggtctgttggaacccgaaatccgacatttggcgtgccaggtaggggtgcgccgggattcgtcttccaccgccccgttctcctccgaccatcacgcccatgtctgacgctcgtcgggcccgcgccgagcgcagggccgcactcgcttcccgcgtcgcccagacggcccctgtcggcgggcgtcctcgccgttccccgtcacccgccatcaacgccgccaccggcccggcgggggacgagcagcaagcatcgtcccagcatctgtccgtgcggcaagacggccgcgccgcaactccctcgctcaccccagctggttcttcgtcccgcgtgctccgcgcgcccatggagccccgcaacctcttccccgcccatcgtgctgcaccaacacccccggtcatcgcggccctcttgggcggctcgtaGGCGCCGCCTACACGTCACCATGTCAAGCCTTTCATCCGCCGGGTTAGCgctgcttccacgcggcagggggctcccctggaccgAGCAGCGCCCGAGactggcctgaccttcagctcggaggaccacccctccaactcggcctgctcaggtgcgctccccatgccgtgcacccccaccatctgccaggtggccgtcaccaaaaccctcattgatggcggcgcgggcctcagcatgctctcggtcgaggccttcaacctcctctgcatacccctagaacggctgcaacccagccggcccttctcaggcgttggaggcaagtcgtccagctccttgggacagatccggctcccagtaaccttcggcacctacgataacttccgcacggagctggtcgacttcgacatcgcccccatcggcctctcctacaacgccatcctcggctacccagcgctggcccagttcatggccgcgacgcatccggcgtacaacctcatgaagatgcccgggagcagcggtgtcctcactgtgcatggggacaccggggacgcgctgcgggtgctcaagctcgccttcaagacggcggcgtcggcataGCCCGCCAACTTGGAGAACCccgggcccaagggggctgcacccgccaagaagaaacagttgttcacccaagacaaggcagaaaccaagcagatacccgtcgatgaggacaggtccaccaacgccactttcaccataggcgcccacctcaaacccaagcaggagaaggccctggtcgggttcctgcgtgcgaacaggaaggtattcgcttgggagcctaacCAGTTGGCAGGggtccctaggagtgtaatcgagcatcacctcaacgtgtgccccaacatgcgccctgtgaagcagaaggccaggcggcagtccacagaaaagcaggccttcatcgtccaagagacccgcaaattagaagccgatgggtcattcgcgaggtccgatacccggattggttggccaaccctgtcattGTGCCAAAGAAggaagggaaggagcgcatgtgtgtcgacttcaccaacctcaacaaagcatgcccgcaagatccgttcccgctcccccgcatcgaccagatcgtcgattccactgcggaatgcgacctgttatgcttcttggatgccttctctgggtatcaccagatcaagatagcggtagaagacgtcgagaagacagccttcttaaccccgtgtggggtgtactgctacacatgcatgccattcgggctgcgtaacgcatgggcgaccttccagcggctgatgcacatcaccttgggcccgcagctcgggaagaatgttgaagcttacgtcgatgacattgtggtaaagtctcgggaggccaggaccttgatacaagacttggaggaaaccttcgtgagcctcaacgcagtgaacctacggctcaacccggagaagtgtgtgttcggagtcccctcgggcaagctcttgggtttcctcgtgtcccaccgaggcatcaaggctaacccggagaaggtcaaggcggtggaatacatgagcccgccaaagaccctcagagaaatgcagaagctcacggggcgcgtgaccgcgctagggcgcttcatctccaagttgggggaacgagcactgcccttcttccagctaatgaagaaaaaggggcccttcgagtggactgaagaggccgacaaggcgttccaggatctcaagagatacctgaccagcccaccggtcatggtggctccgcggcctcaagagcccctggtgctttacctcgccgccactccctactccgccagcgcagtctTGGTGGCTGTCAGAGAGGAGCGCCGAacagggacaaggcagaacagggacaaggaaggcctacagaaactgccaccgcggctgaggaggatcagccgccgcagaggagcgcaccggaggcggaagaggcccctcttccagatggccagtctcaggaggcctcattacctcaagaggcgccatggtctccgaagggagccaccagcactgacgcactccacctcatCGAGCACCcaatgtacttcgtcagcacggtgttgcgggatgcaagggcacggtaccccatgcctcagaaactcctcctcgcgctactgatggcctcgcgcaagctgcggcattatttttagggtcatcccatcaaggtcgtctcgtcataccccctggagagagtgctcaggagccctaattcagctggaagggttgctgagtggaacatagaactgcaagcgtttcagctcgaattcagcacgaccagagtcatcaagggagcagcgttggcggattttgtggcagaatggacggaggcgccaggcctcaaggccgacgaggatcggtccctgtccccgggaagtgaggcgccagaaggctgggtcatgtacttcgatagggcgttctccaggcatggcgctggggctggggcggtgcttatatcgcccactcaggacaagctctattacgccgtgcaactctgtttccagcaaggtgaaaaggtctccaacaacaaagcggagtatgaaggtttaatagcgggcttgaaggccgcggctgccctgggggtgaaacgcctcaccatcaagggcgattcgcagctccttgtcaatttctccaacaaggtgtacgagccgaaggatgagcacatggaagcctacctagcggaggtccgcaggatggagaagcagttctgggggttggagttgcagcatgtgccccatggcaccaatcaggaggccgacgacaacgccaaacgggcgtccaggcggttaccttaggagcctggcgttttcgaggaacggctcttcaagccgtcagccctgccgttattatcgaacacgactcagccccgggaggagctcccccagccacctgcctcaggggctccggcctgtggcccggcctcaggagcacgcctgctcctgaccatGGAACctaaggagggatgttggatcgcggagctctggagttacctaacgcaagggaccctgccggagaaggaggaggaagcggaacgagtggcacgccaggccacggcatattgcatcaaggatggagagctctatcggaagcggccaaacgatgtatccctgtgctgcatctccagggagcaaaggAAGgagctgctggaagatatacacggcggagactgtggacatcattcatcatcgcggaccctcgttggcaaggcgttccgcagtgggttttattggcccaccgcgctcaatgacgccgtcgaactagtgaaagcttgtgaggcctgccagttccacgccaagcagatccatcagccggcaggaggcttgcagactatacccctttcgtggccattcgcagtctgggggctggacatcttgggcccgtttccttggGCGCCcgagggctaccgctacctctacgtcgccgtggacaagttcaccaagtgggctgaagcagaggctgtccgcaccattcccgcgggttccgcggtcaagttcatcaagggcatcgtgagccggttcggggtgccgaatcgcatcatcacggacaatggttcgcagttcaccagtaacctcttcaaaacatattgtgctaaccttggaacgcagatatgctacgcttcggtggcgcacccccgaagcaacggccaggctgaacgagccaacgcggaggtcctgaggggcctcaagaccaggacgttcaagaagaagctggaggcctgcggcagaggttggtacgacgagcttcagtccgtgttgtggtccatccgcacaaccgcgaccaagccgactggagagaccccgttcttcctggtctacggagcccaagcggtcctccctcacgaggtcagacatcgctccgcgcgggtcctggcgttcgacgaggcgcagcaggacgccatgcgggggatggacctcgtgctgggggaggaacgtcgccgagaagccgcgctacgagcggcgaggtaccaacaagcactgcggcgatatcactgccgcaacatcctccccagaactctcgaggtaggagacctcgtgctcaggcgggttctctccaaggaggggctgcacaagctctctcccatgtgggagggcctgttcaaagttgttcatgtttccaggcctggctccgcgtgcttggagactcaggagggggtgccagtccagaatgcatggaacatccagcacctccggaggttctacccctaaaaaggcccagagcctgtgaagctatcgcgttttggaaaaggcccag
The sequence above is a segment of the Triticum dicoccoides isolate Atlit2015 ecotype Zavitan chromosome 1A, WEW_v2.0, whole genome shotgun sequence genome. Coding sequences within it:
- the LOC119266425 gene encoding probable lactoylglutathione lyase, chloroplastic is translated as MARLLSPLPIATTAAVFPSRFRIPAVAPRQALFGGRVGLRVPARLSTRGVSAGAEASGPAARAATVISPEEAVEWVKKDRRRLLHVVYRVGDLDKTIKFYTECLGMKLLRRRDIPEERYTNAFLGYGPEDSHFVVELTYNYGVESYDIGSGFGHFGIAVEDVEKTVELIKAKGGTVTREPGPVKGGKSVIAFIEDPDGYKFELIERGPTPEPLCQVMLRVGDLDRAISFYEKAFGMELLRRKDNPQYKYTIAMMGYGPEDKHAVLELTYNYGVKEYDKGNAYAQIAIGTDDVYKTAEVVRQNGGQITREPGPLPGISTKITACTDPDGWKSVFVDNLDFLKELEE